The Arthrobacter sp. Marseille-P9274 DNA segment ATCTGGCTGCGCACGGCGACGGGGTCCACACCGGGACCGTAGAGATCCTCGCCGTCCAGCAGCACCTCCCCCTCCACCCGGGCACCGGGCAGGACTTCGTGCATGCGGTTCAGCGTGCGCAGGAACGTCGACTTGCCGCAGCCGGAGGGCCCGATGAAGGCCGTGACGGACTTCGCCTCGATGTTGATGTTGACGCCTTCTACGGCCAGGAAGTTTCCGTAGTAGACGTTCAGGTCGTTGACGTCGATACGTTTCGACATGGCTTTCCTTCTCTAGTACTGGGGGCGGCTTAGCGGCCGGTCTTGGGGGCGAAGATGCGTGCGATCACACGTGCCGCCAGGTTCAGCAGCATGACGATGACGATCAGCAGCAAGGCCGCTGCCCATGCACGCTGCAGGCTGGGCTCCACGTTGGTGGGCGAGGTGGGGTTCATCAGCTGCCGGTAGATGAACGTCGGCAGCGTGGTCATCCAGCCAGAGAACACGTTCCAGTTGATGCTGTTGACGAACCCGGCGGTGACCAGAATTGGAGCGGTCTCGCCAATCACCCGGGCGATGGCCAAGGTGACGCCGGAGGCGATACCGGAAATCGCCGTCGGCACGACAACCTTCAGGATAGTCCGCCATTTGCGCACACCCAGGGCATAGGAGGCCTCGCGCAGTTCGTTGGGCACGATCTTGAGCATTTCCTCGGTGGAGCGCACTACCACAGGAATCATCAGCACCGACAGGGCCACGGCGGCCACGAAGCCGGTACGGGTCGAGGGCCCGAAGATCAGGCCGAAGAACGCGGCGGCGAACAGGCCGGCGACAATCGACGGAATGCCGGTCATGACGTCGACGAAGAACGTGATCCCCCGGGACAGCGCGCCGCCCTTGCTGTACTCGACCAGGTACACCGCGGTCAGCAGGCCAACCGGAACCGAGATGACGGTAGCCCAGAAGGTGATCAAGACAGTCCCGACAATGGCGTGGTACGCACCGCCGAGGACCTCCGTGCCGTTGGCGACGGTCTCGTTGTCCACGACGCCGGTCATGCCGTTCATGGAAGTGAAGAGGAAGTTCGAGGTCAGGCCCGGAATCCCCTTCTCCAGCACGGTCCAGATTACCGAAATCAACGGCAGCACCGCGATGATGAAGGCGGCCGTGATCAGGCTTGTGGCCAGATGGTCAGCGGCCTTGCGCCTGCCTTCGACAGCCAGGGTCACGACGTAGCTGGCGATCACGAAGAGCACCGCCGAGAACAGGGCCCATGTGACCACGTGGAAGCCGGCCAGCGAAGACAGCGCGGCGCCGACGATCACCGATCCTGCGAGCACGGCCCATAGGGCCCAGCCCGGAAGCTGGTTCTTCGTCAGGGTCTTCTTGCGCAGTGGCGACTGGGTTGATGTGGTGTGCGACATTAGTTTGCCCCCGAGAATTCTTTGTGGCGGCTGATGATCCAGCGGGCGACCATGTTCACGGCGAGCGTGATGAGGAACAGCACCAGACCGGCGGCAATGAGTTCCGCCAGGCGCAGGCCGAAGGCCTCGGGGAAGTTCAGTGCGATTTCAGCAGCGATGGTCTGGTTGCCGCTCTTGATCAGGCTCGCCATCAACGCACCGCCGGAGAGCACCATGGCAACGGCCATGGTTTCACCCAGCGCGCGGCCGAGGCCAAGCATGACGGCGCTGATAACGCCGGGACGTGCGAACGGGAAGACAGCCATCCGGATCATCTCCCAGCGCGTGGCGCCCATGGCGAGTGCCGCTTCCTCGTGGAGTTTCGGAGTCTGCAGGAAGATTTCGCGGCTCAGCGACGTGATGATGGGAAGGATCATCACGGAGAGCACGATGCCCGCGGTGAGCATGGTCTTTCCCGTCTGGCTCGCGGGGCCTTCGAAGATCGGGATCCAGCCGGCGTTCTCCGCCAGCCACTCGTACACCGGCACCAAGGCCGGGGCCAGGACCGTCATACCCCACGCACCGTAGACAACCGAGGGAATGGCCGCGAGCAGGTCGACCACGTAGCCGAGGCTCTGGGACAGCCGGCGGGGTGCGTAATGCGAAATAAACAGCGCGACGCCGACGCCGACCGGTGTGGCAATCAGCAATGCTATCGCGGCGGCGATCAGCGTGCCTACGACAATGGGCCAGATGTAGGCCCCGAAGCCGTTGCCGCCGGTGATGTCCGCCGGGTCCGCAGAGAACGTGGGCAGCGCCTGCCAGAGCAGGAATGCCGCGACGCAGAACAGGACAAAGAGGATGAGGCAGCCGGCGAACAGGGCAAGGCCGGAGAAGACCTTATCTCCTGCGCGGCCTTTGCTGCCGACCTCCGTCAATGTGTTGGACACTTCACAACCCTTCGGACTCCTGGTTCTTCTTTGCGGTCAGTCGTTTGTCAGTCTTCACTCTATTGTGATCTCGGGCAATGTCTGCCGTTGAACACAAGGAGGCCCCGCTCGTCAAAGACCGACGGCGGGGCTCCCCGGTATTGCGGGATGCTACGAGGCCACCTTGATGGAGTCGATAGCGGTCTGTGCCTGCTCGCGGAGGTTGTCCGAGATCGGCGCGCTGCCGGCGGAATCCGCAGCAGCCTGCTGGCCGTCTTCGCTGATCACGTACTCGCCGAAGGCCTTGACCAGGTCGACAGTTTCCTGCGAGTCGTAGGAGGAGCAGAAGATGTGGTAGGAAACCAGCACGATCGGGTAGGCACCGGACTCGGTGGTGTCGCGCTTGAGGTCCAGCGACATGTCGACGTCGCCGCGGCCCTCAACCGGCGTGGCGGCCTCGACAGCCTTGGCGGCGGCCTCCGGGCTGTAGCCCACGAACTCTTCGCCGACCTTGACCTTGACAGTACCCAGATCGCCGACAGCCGAAGCGTCAGCATAGGTGATCGCACCGTCGGTGGAGCTGGCGGCAGAGACGACGCCGGAAGTGCCCTGGGCATTCTCGGCAACGATCGCAGCAGGCCAGTCGCCGGACACTTCATCGGTCCAGACATCGGGAGCGGCAGCCGACAGGTACTCAACGAAGTTCTCGGTAGTGCCGGATTCGTCAGCGCGGTGGACCACGGTGATCGGGGTATCCGGCAGTTCCACGCCCTCGTTCAGGGCCGCGATGGCTTCGTCGTTCCAGTTTTTGATCTCGCCGCGGAAGATCTTGGCGATGGTCTCGGCATCCAGGTTCAGCTCGTCGACGCCCTCGAGGTTGAAGGCAACCGCAATCGGGGAAACGTAGGACGGGATGTGGAATGCGCCCTCAGGCCCGCAGACTTCCTTGGCCTTCTCGAACTCTTCTTCATCCATGTAGGCGTCCGAGCCAGCGAACTGGACGCCGCCGGCAAGGAAGTTGTCGCGGCCGGCGCCGGAGCCGTCGGGGGAGTACTGCACATTTGCTTCGGGGTTCTGCTTGGTGAAGCCGGCGCTCCATGCCTGCATGGCGGAATCCTGGGAAGAGGCACCTGCACCGGAGAGGGTGCCGGAGACGCCTGCGCCGGCGGAGGCACTGCCGGCCGGCTGCTCGCCGCCACCGGTGGCGTTGTCGGACCCGCAGGCAGTCAGAGCCAGGGCTGCTACGGAAAGAACGGCGGCCACACGGCCGACACGGAAAGCCTTCACTATCTTGTGTCCTTTTTAGGTTGGCAAACGAGATCGAACGAGGGCGCGGCCTTGGCCGGGTCACTTCGCACTCACTCGAGGCTAAGAGGATCAGGTAACGAGATTGACGGGTCAAAATGAACGGAAGGTGAACAAGCGGGGACCATTTGTCGACACTGGCCGCGATGCAGTTGATTTTGTGAAGCGACTCATACTATGGGGCCCGCTTCATCAGCTTCTCCCCGGATTCCGCGCCGCATCGGGCTTCGAATCCTGACATCTAGACTGGTGCCATGAGTACCGGCACCCCAGTCACGAAAGCCAGTACTTTTTTTCGCAACCGTGCCCGGACAGGCTTCCGGCGCAGCCGGGCCTCATTCCTTGCCGCCGTGCGGATCACCGTCTGCGCGGTCACCGCCTATGTCATCGCCGAACGGATCCTTGGCCACCAGGGCCCACTGTTCGCCGCGACCTCGGCCGTCGTCGCCCTCGGATTCTCCTCTGGACCACGGCTACGCAAGGTGCTGGAAGTGGCAATCGGCTGCACGCTCGGAATTGCGGTAGGTGATTTGCTCCTCCATTTCCTTGGGGCAGGAATCTGGCAGGCCGCCGTCGTACTCCTGATTTCCATCCTGCTGGCCCGCTTCCTGGACAGCGGGTCCATTTTCTCCACCCAGTTGGCCATGCAGTCTGTGCTGGTGGTGCTGCTGCCTGCGCCGGAGGGCGGGCCGTTTACCCGCAGCCTCGATGCAATCGTCGGCGGTTCCCTCGCGTTGATTGCCACCATGCTCATTCCCGGGGATCCGCGCTCCGAGCCGCGCACCAAATTGCAGCGGCTGCTGGGCGAACTGGCCGGCGTCCTGCGCGAGTGCTCGGACGCGCTGGGCAAGAGCGATTCGACCATTGCCTGGCACGCGCTGGTCCGTGCCCGCGGCAGCCAGAAGCTTGTCGACGAGGTGCGCTCCACTTTTGTCGGCGCCCATGAAGTGGCACGGATCTCCCCGGCCTACCGGCGCCATCGTGCCGAAGTCGTGGACCTGCAGCACGCAGCCGAGATGACCGACCTCGCCATGCGGAACAGCCGGGTGTTCTCCCGCCGGCTCACCTCGACGATCAACCACGCGGCCATGAGCGACGAGGCGATCGCCAACTTGTCCGAGGTGCTGCAGGATGCAGCGGAGGCGGTGGAGATTCTCGCCACCGGGCTATCAGACTCGGACAGCCGTGCCCGCGAACGACGGTTGGAGAACGCGCGGGACGAATTGGCGTCGATCGCCGGCCGACTGCACCCCAAGGACCTCGGCGTGCAGACCATGGAGGGCGAAGCGCTGGTCGTGGTGTTCCGGCCGCTGATGGTCGACCTGCTCGAGGCGACCGGTCTGTCCCACGAGGACGCCGCCGACGCCCTGCCCCGGCTCTGAATTGTCAGAGGGCTCCGTTAGCCTGAATCCCATGAGTTCGAAGACCGGCCGCACCAAGGCCCCCGGCTACCGCTGTGCCGAATGCGGCTGGACCACCGCCAAGTGGGTGGGACGCTGCGGCGAATGCCAGTCGTGGGGGACGGTCGAAGAAGCGGGCCAGGTCACGGCCCGCACTACCGCTGCGGCGACGGTAGCCAAGCCGGCCCAGCAGATCAGCGACGTGGACGCCTCCGCGGCAGCCTTCAAGGCCACCGGCGTGGGCGAACTGGACCGGGTGCTGGGCGGCGGGCTGGTCCCGGGTGCCGTCATCCTGCTGGCTGGAGAGCCGGGCGTGGGCAAATCCACGCTGCTGCTGGACGTGGCCGCACGCGTCGCCGGATCCGCCCGGGACGTCCTCTACGTCACCGGCGAGGAATCCGCCGCGCAGGTGAAGCTGCGGGCCGAACGGATCGGCGCGGTCGCGGACGGGCTGTACCTGACCGCGGAGACGGACCTCGGCATTGCCCTCGGCCAGATCGAGCGGGTGCAGCCCTCGCTGCTCATTGTGGACTCCGTCCAGACCCTGGCCAGTTCCGAGGTGGAAGGCGCGGCCGGAGGAGTCACCCAGGTCCGTGAGGTGGCGGCGTCGCTGATCAACGCCGCCAAGAGCCGCGGGATGACGACGATCCTGGTCGGCCACGTCACCAAGGACGGCTCGATCGCCGGACCCCGCCTGCTTGAACACCTGGTGGACGTCGTGTGCCAGTTCGAGGGGGACCGGCATTCGCGGCTCCGGCTGCTGCGCGCGGTAAAGAACCGGTACGGACCCACGGACGAGGTGGGCTGCTTCGACCTGACCGAGGAGGGCATCGAGAGCCTGGCGGATCCGAGCGGGCTGTTCCTTTCGATGGTCTCCGAGCCGGTCTCCGGAACCTGCATCACGGTCGCCTTGGAGGGCCGGCGCCCGCTGGTCGCCGAGGTCCAGGCGCTGCTGGCGGAGACCGCCAACGCCCAGCCGCGCCGCACCACCAGCGGCCTGGACTCGTCGCGGGTGGCCATGATGATGGCCGTGCTGCAGCGGAGGGCCGCAATGTCGCTGCACCGTGATGACAGCTACGTGGCCACGGTGGGCGGCGTCAAGCTCACCGAGCCGGCCACGGATCTGGCCACTGCACTGGCCATCGCGTCGGCCAAGAGCAACAAGCCGCTGCCCAAGGGCCTGATCGCCTTCGGCGAGATCGGCCTTGCCGGGGAAGTCCGCCCCGTTCCCGGCATCGGCCGCCGGATCCAGGAAGCGGGCCGGCTCGGGTTCACCCACGCCGTGGTGCCGGCCTCCCACGGCGGAGCTGGCAAGCTGCCGGAAGGCTTCAGGATCAAGGAGGTACAGACCGTCGCCGAAGCCCTGGACCTGCTCTTCGGCAACGGTGCTGCGGCGTCCAATATCACGCGCCTTCCGATCGCCAGCCGCGCGGCGGAGTAGCCGCGCCGGCCGCGGCAACGGGGCCTCCGTCTGCCGCTCTCGCGGGCCGAAGACGGACCCGACACAGCGCGCCACCGTTGTGCGCCCTATTATGGTGCCTAGCGGCTGTTCACCCCACAGGCAGTCTCCTACCCAACCGTTCCACCCGACTGCACTGTGTACGACTGACCGAAGGAATGCTCGATGGTTAAGAGTTCCGAGGATGCCCTCAAGGCGACCTTGGCCCGGGTTGCCCCGGGAACTGCACTACGGGACGGCCTGGAACGAATTCTGCGCGGGCGCACCGGCGCCCTGATTGTGCTCGGCAACGACAAGCAGGTCGAGGCCATCAGCAGCGGCGGCTTCGATATCGGCATCGAGTTCTCTCCGACCCGGCTGCGCGAGCTGGCCAAAATGGATGGGGCCATTGTCTGCGACAAAGACGCGGCCACGATCTACACGGCGGCCGTCCAGCTCGTGCCTGACCCCTCCATCCCCACGCAGGAGTCGGGCACGCGCCACCGCACGGCCGAACGTGTGGCCATCCAGACCGGCCTTCCGGTGATTTCCGTCAGCCAGTCCATGCAGATCATCGCGCTCTACGTGGACGGCATTCGCCACGTGCTCGAAGGTTCGGAGCCGGTGCTGGCCCGGGCCAACCAGGCCCTCGCCACGCTGGAACGGTATCGTGCGCGGCTGGACCAGGTCACCAATTCCCTCTCCGCCCTGGAGATCGAAGCGATGGTCACCCTGCGCGACGTCGCCGTAACGCTCCAGCGCCAGGAAATGGTCCGCCGCATCTCCGAAGAGATCTCCCAGTACGTGCTGGAACTCGGCGTCGACGGGCGGCTCCTCTCGCTCCAGCTGGACGAACTGACGTCGGGGCTGGGGCCGGACAGCGGAATGATTTTGCGGGACTATTCGGACGTCAAGGGCGGGATCGATGTCGAAGCAG contains these protein-coding regions:
- the radA gene encoding DNA repair protein RadA, producing MSSKTGRTKAPGYRCAECGWTTAKWVGRCGECQSWGTVEEAGQVTARTTAAATVAKPAQQISDVDASAAAFKATGVGELDRVLGGGLVPGAVILLAGEPGVGKSTLLLDVAARVAGSARDVLYVTGEESAAQVKLRAERIGAVADGLYLTAETDLGIALGQIERVQPSLLIVDSVQTLASSEVEGAAGGVTQVREVAASLINAAKSRGMTTILVGHVTKDGSIAGPRLLEHLVDVVCQFEGDRHSRLRLLRAVKNRYGPTDEVGCFDLTEEGIESLADPSGLFLSMVSEPVSGTCITVALEGRRPLVAEVQALLAETANAQPRRTTSGLDSSRVAMMMAVLQRRAAMSLHRDDSYVATVGGVKLTEPATDLATALAIASAKSNKPLPKGLIAFGEIGLAGEVRPVPGIGRRIQEAGRLGFTHAVVPASHGGAGKLPEGFRIKEVQTVAEALDLLFGNGAAASNITRLPIASRAAE
- the pstA gene encoding phosphate ABC transporter permease PstA; protein product: MSHTTSTQSPLRKKTLTKNQLPGWALWAVLAGSVIVGAALSSLAGFHVVTWALFSAVLFVIASYVVTLAVEGRRKAADHLATSLITAAFIIAVLPLISVIWTVLEKGIPGLTSNFLFTSMNGMTGVVDNETVANGTEVLGGAYHAIVGTVLITFWATVISVPVGLLTAVYLVEYSKGGALSRGITFFVDVMTGIPSIVAGLFAAAFFGLIFGPSTRTGFVAAVALSVLMIPVVVRSTEEMLKIVPNELREASYALGVRKWRTILKVVVPTAISGIASGVTLAIARVIGETAPILVTAGFVNSINWNVFSGWMTTLPTFIYRQLMNPTSPTNVEPSLQRAWAAALLLIVIVMLLNLAARVIARIFAPKTGR
- the pstC gene encoding phosphate ABC transporter permease subunit PstC — translated: MSNTLTEVGSKGRAGDKVFSGLALFAGCLILFVLFCVAAFLLWQALPTFSADPADITGGNGFGAYIWPIVVGTLIAAAIALLIATPVGVGVALFISHYAPRRLSQSLGYVVDLLAAIPSVVYGAWGMTVLAPALVPVYEWLAENAGWIPIFEGPASQTGKTMLTAGIVLSVMILPIITSLSREIFLQTPKLHEEAALAMGATRWEMIRMAVFPFARPGVISAVMLGLGRALGETMAVAMVLSGGALMASLIKSGNQTIAAEIALNFPEAFGLRLAELIAAGLVLFLITLAVNMVARWIISRHKEFSGAN
- the pstS gene encoding phosphate ABC transporter substrate-binding protein PstS; the encoded protein is MKAFRVGRVAAVLSVAALALTACGSDNATGGGEQPAGSASAGAGVSGTLSGAGASSQDSAMQAWSAGFTKQNPEANVQYSPDGSGAGRDNFLAGGVQFAGSDAYMDEEEFEKAKEVCGPEGAFHIPSYVSPIAVAFNLEGVDELNLDAETIAKIFRGEIKNWNDEAIAALNEGVELPDTPITVVHRADESGTTENFVEYLSAAAPDVWTDEVSGDWPAAIVAENAQGTSGVVSAASSTDGAITYADASAVGDLGTVKVKVGEEFVGYSPEAAAKAVEAATPVEGRGDVDMSLDLKRDTTESGAYPIVLVSYHIFCSSYDSQETVDLVKAFGEYVISEDGQQAAADSAGSAPISDNLREQAQTAIDSIKVAS
- a CDS encoding FUSC family protein, translating into MSTGTPVTKASTFFRNRARTGFRRSRASFLAAVRITVCAVTAYVIAERILGHQGPLFAATSAVVALGFSSGPRLRKVLEVAIGCTLGIAVGDLLLHFLGAGIWQAAVVLLISILLARFLDSGSIFSTQLAMQSVLVVLLPAPEGGPFTRSLDAIVGGSLALIATMLIPGDPRSEPRTKLQRLLGELAGVLRECSDALGKSDSTIAWHALVRARGSQKLVDEVRSTFVGAHEVARISPAYRRHRAEVVDLQHAAEMTDLAMRNSRVFSRRLTSTINHAAMSDEAIANLSEVLQDAAEAVEILATGLSDSDSRARERRLENARDELASIAGRLHPKDLGVQTMEGEALVVVFRPLMVDLLEATGLSHEDAADALPRL
- the disA gene encoding DNA integrity scanning diadenylate cyclase DisA, translating into MVKSSEDALKATLARVAPGTALRDGLERILRGRTGALIVLGNDKQVEAISSGGFDIGIEFSPTRLRELAKMDGAIVCDKDAATIYTAAVQLVPDPSIPTQESGTRHRTAERVAIQTGLPVISVSQSMQIIALYVDGIRHVLEGSEPVLARANQALATLERYRARLDQVTNSLSALEIEAMVTLRDVAVTLQRQEMVRRISEEISQYVLELGVDGRLLSLQLDELTSGLGPDSGMILRDYSDVKGGIDVEAALDRLQNFSSTDLIDLGRIASVLGIQPGTDSLEAVVQPRGYRLLSAVKSVPRAVADRLVDHFGGLQNLMAANIDDLMAVDGIGEQRARLIREGLSRIAETSLLDRFM